One window of the Labilibaculum sp. genome contains the following:
- the rhaT gene encoding L-rhamnose/proton symporter RhaT: MHALLGIIYHSLGGVASGSFYMPFNKVKGWAWESFWIVGGLFSWLIVPPIAAYLTIPGFFDIILASSSQIFALTFTLGLCWGIGGLTYGLGVRYLGMSLGNSVVLGFCSAFGAIVPSIYYNINPTAGKVSFTDMLASSGGQLVLVGVVVCLIGIALCGYAGMLKEGELSEEDQKKSVAEFSLVKGLVIAILSGILSSFFNFGIEAGKTMAESAALLPDYLFEGSSHLFQNNVSFVVILWGGLTTNLIWTTILSLKNKSYKDFGNKSTPIRNNILFSALAGTTWFLQFFFYGMGESKLGNGASSWILHMSTIILTANMWGIYRNEWKGVAPKTKWTITIGIAVIIVSVVIVGLGNAM, translated from the coding sequence ATGCACGCGTTATTAGGAATTATTTATCATTCATTAGGTGGAGTAGCATCAGGTAGTTTTTACATGCCTTTTAACAAAGTAAAAGGCTGGGCATGGGAGAGCTTTTGGATTGTTGGCGGTTTATTCTCATGGTTAATAGTACCACCAATAGCAGCATATTTAACGATCCCAGGCTTTTTTGATATTATTTTAGCCAGTTCATCCCAGATTTTTGCTCTTACATTTACATTAGGCCTTTGTTGGGGCATTGGCGGCCTTACTTATGGTTTAGGTGTTCGTTATTTAGGCATGTCATTAGGGAATTCGGTAGTTCTTGGGTTTTGTTCAGCTTTTGGCGCAATCGTTCCTTCCATATATTACAATATTAATCCAACAGCAGGGAAAGTTTCTTTTACCGATATGTTGGCCTCTTCAGGGGGACAATTAGTGTTAGTTGGAGTAGTAGTTTGTCTTATTGGTATTGCCTTGTGTGGTTATGCAGGAATGTTGAAAGAAGGTGAGTTAAGCGAGGAGGATCAAAAAAAGAGTGTTGCAGAGTTTAGTTTGGTGAAAGGTTTAGTGATTGCTATTTTATCTGGTATCCTTAGTTCATTCTTTAATTTTGGAATTGAAGCAGGCAAAACCATGGCCGAATCGGCAGCCTTATTACCCGATTATTTATTTGAAGGTTCAAGTCACTTGTTTCAAAACAATGTATCATTTGTAGTGATTCTTTGGGGTGGTTTAACAACCAATTTAATATGGACTACCATTTTAAGCTTAAAAAATAAGTCATATAAAGATTTTGGAAATAAATCGACACCTATCCGGAATAACATCTTGTTTTCTGCACTGGCCGGAACCACATGGTTTCTTCAGTTTTTCTTTTACGGAATGGGCGAGAGTAAACTTGGGAATGGTGCAAGTTCCTGGATTCTTCATATGTCCACCATCATTCTAACCGCGAATATGTGGGGAATCTACCGAAATGAATGGAAAGGAGTAGCCCCTAAAACCAAATGGACGATAACTATTGGTATAGCCGTTATTATTGTTTCCGTGGTGATTGTTGGTTTGGGGAATGCAATGTAA
- a CDS encoding glycoside hydrolase family 28 protein, translating into MKLFSKYIWLIFFAGCSIGTEKAENESYKFSYLYENLPFNMPFVYAPQFPDREINITSFGGIGNGQFKNTVAFKKAIDDLAEKGGGTLLVPQGIWLTGPIELKSNINLHLEKGALIQFSRDFNDYPLVETSFEGLDTRRCQSPVSGKNLKNIAITGQGCIDGSGDAWRPVKKQKVTESQWKKITAKGGAYKRSDYWFPSEKSLKGDAVSNMNVPRNVKTEKEWQSIKDFLRPVMISLIECENVLLQGVCFSNSPSWNIHPLLCRNIIVDNVTVRNPSYAQNGDGLDLESCENAIIVNSKFDVGDDGICIKSGKDEDGRKRGIPTENVIVDNCFVYKGHGGFVVGSEMSGGVKNIKVSNCSFLGTDVGLRFKSRRGRGGVVENIYVSNISMQNIVTDALSFNLYYGGNSPSAELVGDKKSDGESANIPLANEETPSFRNLYFKDIVSVNSRRAMFFNGLPEMKISGIQIENVYMSSQLGAKFCESENISLKNVFISSLSGPAMIVENVSNIEFENVSYPENLKTGLEIWNTEINQIKGITGSFPKDKIELKN; encoded by the coding sequence ATGAAATTATTTTCGAAATATATCTGGCTTATCTTTTTCGCGGGTTGCTCCATAGGTACGGAAAAGGCAGAAAATGAGTCTTATAAATTTTCATATTTATATGAAAATTTACCTTTTAACATGCCTTTCGTTTATGCACCGCAGTTTCCCGATCGGGAAATAAACATTACCTCCTTTGGAGGTATTGGTAACGGGCAATTCAAAAATACAGTGGCATTTAAAAAGGCCATTGATGATTTGGCTGAGAAAGGTGGAGGAACTTTGCTGGTACCTCAAGGAATATGGCTGACAGGACCAATTGAACTGAAGAGCAATATTAATCTTCATCTTGAAAAAGGAGCTTTGATTCAGTTTAGCCGGGACTTTAACGATTATCCATTGGTGGAAACCAGTTTTGAGGGCCTCGATACACGTCGTTGTCAATCGCCTGTATCAGGTAAGAATCTTAAAAATATTGCAATAACAGGACAAGGTTGTATCGATGGATCCGGAGATGCTTGGCGACCGGTAAAAAAACAAAAAGTAACCGAAAGTCAATGGAAAAAAATAACAGCAAAAGGAGGTGCTTATAAAAGGAGTGATTATTGGTTTCCCAGTGAAAAATCACTTAAAGGTGATGCTGTGAGCAACATGAATGTTCCAAGAAATGTAAAGACAGAGAAAGAATGGCAATCCATTAAAGATTTTCTGCGTCCGGTTATGATTAGTTTGATCGAATGTGAAAATGTGCTTTTGCAGGGAGTCTGTTTTTCAAACTCTCCCAGCTGGAATATTCATCCCCTACTATGCAGAAATATAATTGTTGACAATGTAACCGTTAGAAACCCATCTTATGCTCAAAATGGTGATGGTCTTGATTTGGAGTCCTGCGAAAATGCCATTATTGTAAACAGTAAATTTGATGTAGGGGATGATGGTATCTGCATTAAATCGGGAAAAGATGAAGATGGACGCAAACGTGGAATTCCGACCGAAAATGTGATTGTTGATAATTGCTTTGTGTATAAAGGCCACGGAGGTTTTGTTGTTGGTAGTGAAATGTCGGGCGGGGTGAAAAACATTAAAGTAAGTAACTGCTCGTTTTTAGGTACTGATGTTGGATTGCGTTTTAAAAGCAGAAGAGGAAGAGGCGGTGTTGTTGAGAACATATATGTTTCAAACATTAGCATGCAAAATATTGTTACTGACGCGCTTTCTTTCAATTTATATTATGGTGGAAATTCACCTTCTGCTGAACTCGTAGGAGACAAAAAATCTGATGGGGAGTCAGCGAATATTCCTCTTGCAAATGAAGAAACGCCAAGTTTCCGTAATCTTTATTTTAAGGATATTGTATCTGTAAATTCACGACGGGCTATGTTTTTTAATGGTCTGCCGGAAATGAAAATCAGCGGTATTCAAATTGAGAATGTTTATATGTCGTCTCAATTAGGTGCTAAATTCTGTGAATCAGAAAATATTAGCCTGAAAAATGTTTTCATTTCGTCACTTTCGGGACCAGCTATGATCGTCGAAAATGTTTCAAACATAGAGTTTGAGAATGTTTCATATCCGGAGAACTTGAAAACAGGATTGGAAATTTGGAATACAGAAATCAATCAGATTAAGGGAATAACAGGCAGTTTTCCAAAAGATAAAATTGAATTGAAGAACTGA
- a CDS encoding GDSL-type esterase/lipase family protein — protein MKKYINNSIPDFGIFILLIVLLFVGEVIMAQAVGQNVENSKFLLISGEKVLQGNKIEKDGIIHHLNSPMFRIFRTCTKMSKGTVLVVPGGDFSSIYTKQEGIKVARFLTENGYDVAVLDYHIGTESCIQNLAENDVLTACQYLKNNFEKLGFSNSPKVIIGFSAGANLTAKAVGRLNKGEQPEKLILISPTGMDKCMTGTVYPTIMPPTNPESDLFLLVNENDQVENKTRCIDYYKTWIGYDGRAVLKVIKDSTYLAGENINPIAEEFQLKHFIQNSMECSKMSVETDVNPATIPAEGYNKGRLAEKLKLIAHNKYDLILMGNSIINNFEKTQYQEVWNQFFAPRNAVNLGFSGYRTENILWNIQKGILNGQSPKAIILEVGTNNVDEKHYPTRHTASQVAGGIEAIVKEIRTRLPETKIVLLRPFPGSYDGPNPTSHRAILDRSADLISKLSDRKHVFYCDVNHLFLNLDGSIKHELMSDWLHPTPLGAKLWAQSMEPLLSQLMNDKVLDTEINSNTAIVPVSKLEQDSYNWWDRHNDVLAIKDSINPEIVLIGNSITHFWGGKPDLKYADGRARKSNGPISWNNLFNKYRVLNLGFGWDRTQNVLWRLDHGELDGLHPRTVIIHIGTNNTSQTSNARANTVEEIVEGIVAVYSCVRSKVPGAKIILMSVFPREEKPDHPRRQLINKINIKLEQFAKKNSIKLVDIGPKLVSPDGVLTREMAQDYCHPTEKGYQIWADTIKSILEQE, from the coding sequence ATGAAAAAATATATAAATAACTCTATTCCAGACTTTGGTATTTTTATTTTATTGATTGTTCTGCTATTTGTAGGAGAAGTGATTATGGCTCAGGCAGTAGGGCAGAATGTAGAGAATTCTAAATTTTTATTGATATCAGGTGAAAAAGTCTTACAAGGAAATAAAATTGAAAAGGATGGAATTATTCATCATCTGAACAGTCCGATGTTCCGGATTTTTAGAACCTGCACAAAAATGTCTAAAGGAACGGTTTTAGTAGTTCCCGGAGGCGATTTTAGTTCCATATATACCAAACAGGAAGGTATCAAGGTAGCTCGTTTTCTTACTGAAAATGGGTATGATGTTGCAGTACTTGATTATCACATCGGGACAGAATCCTGCATTCAAAATTTGGCAGAGAATGATGTATTGACAGCCTGTCAGTATTTGAAAAATAATTTTGAGAAGCTTGGTTTTAGCAACTCCCCTAAGGTTATTATTGGTTTTTCTGCCGGAGCTAATCTTACAGCAAAGGCAGTCGGGAGATTGAATAAGGGCGAGCAACCTGAAAAGTTAATTCTGATTTCACCAACCGGTATGGATAAATGTATGACTGGTACTGTGTATCCGACAATTATGCCTCCCACGAATCCAGAATCTGATTTGTTTTTGCTGGTAAATGAAAACGATCAAGTTGAAAACAAAACAAGGTGTATTGATTATTACAAAACATGGATTGGTTATGATGGGCGAGCCGTGTTGAAAGTGATAAAAGACAGTACTTATTTGGCAGGAGAAAATATCAATCCAATAGCTGAAGAGTTTCAATTGAAGCATTTCATTCAAAACTCTATGGAATGTAGTAAAATGTCAGTTGAAACTGATGTGAATCCAGCAACAATACCTGCCGAGGGCTATAATAAGGGACGTTTGGCTGAAAAACTGAAATTGATAGCACACAATAAATATGATTTGATATTGATGGGCAATTCGATCATTAACAATTTTGAAAAGACACAATACCAAGAGGTGTGGAATCAGTTTTTTGCTCCAAGAAATGCTGTAAATTTGGGTTTTAGCGGGTACCGAACCGAAAATATTTTATGGAATATTCAAAAGGGAATACTTAATGGACAATCTCCCAAGGCGATTATACTCGAAGTAGGCACAAACAACGTGGATGAAAAGCATTATCCTACCCGGCATACGGCATCGCAAGTGGCAGGAGGTATTGAAGCAATTGTAAAAGAGATTAGAACTCGTTTGCCCGAAACTAAGATTGTGCTTTTGAGACCATTTCCAGGTAGTTACGATGGCCCCAATCCAACTTCTCATCGTGCCATTCTTGACAGATCAGCCGATCTAATTTCTAAGTTAAGTGACCGGAAGCATGTATTCTATTGTGATGTAAACCATCTGTTTCTCAATTTGGATGGTTCAATCAAGCATGAGTTGATGTCTGACTGGTTGCATCCTACGCCTCTGGGAGCAAAATTGTGGGCTCAATCAATGGAGCCATTGTTGTCGCAATTGATGAACGACAAGGTATTGGATACTGAAATTAACAGCAATACGGCTATCGTACCGGTTTCAAAATTGGAACAAGACAGTTACAATTGGTGGGACAGACACAATGATGTGCTGGCAATTAAAGACTCAATCAATCCCGAAATTGTTTTAATCGGTAATTCGATCACTCATTTTTGGGGAGGCAAACCTGATTTAAAATACGCTGATGGCAGAGCCCGAAAATCCAATGGTCCTATTTCATGGAACAATCTGTTTAACAAATACCGGGTTTTAAATTTGGGATTTGGCTGGGATCGCACACAGAATGTTTTGTGGCGTTTGGATCATGGAGAATTGGATGGTTTGCATCCCCGGACTGTAATCATTCATATCGGTACGAATAATACCAGTCAGACATCTAATGCCCGGGCAAATACGGTTGAAGAAATTGTGGAGGGGATTGTGGCCGTATACTCATGTGTTCGATCCAAAGTTCCTGGAGCTAAAATCATCTTAATGTCTGTTTTTCCAAGGGAAGAAAAACCTGATCATCCGAGACGACAGTTAATTAATAAAATCAATATCAAATTGGAGCAATTTGCAAAGAAAAATAGCATTAAATTAGTAGATATTGGTCCGAAATTGGTAAGTCCAGATGGAGTTTTGACAAGAGAAATGGCTCAAGATTATTGTCATCCGACAGAGAAAGGATATCAAATTTGGGCGGATACAATAAAATCGATACTTGAACAGGAGTGA
- a CDS encoding AraC family transcriptional regulator, which translates to MEDFFKYISASEEDKDWGLYLNVAGKSKVPSGISYPSAEHPSGYHFSWAKGRTLNEYQINYITKGTGILENKRGKFAVKPGSLLIIRKGEWHRYRPTKSEGWIEHYIGFDGIFANHFLQENQILQGQSVIHCGVREDFIDNYYKIFELVRNEDPGNQHIAAGLVIKLLGCIVAWEKQKNFSGKPIEKLIQEARFYMREHIEQEVDLQKLAEENCIGYSYFRKMFKKYTGISPHQYHLDLKIMRSKELILTTNKSMKEISYELGFQSIHYFSRIFKKKVGQNPSELRGTVTK; encoded by the coding sequence ATGGAAGATTTTTTCAAATATATTTCTGCAAGTGAAGAAGACAAGGATTGGGGGCTCTATTTAAATGTGGCCGGAAAATCAAAAGTACCCTCAGGAATCAGCTATCCCTCTGCAGAACATCCCAGTGGATATCACTTTTCATGGGCCAAAGGGCGCACTCTAAATGAATATCAGATTAACTACATTACAAAAGGAACAGGGATACTTGAAAATAAACGAGGAAAATTCGCAGTTAAGCCTGGTTCATTGTTAATTATCCGAAAAGGGGAATGGCATCGCTACAGACCTACCAAAAGTGAAGGATGGATTGAACATTACATTGGTTTTGACGGCATATTTGCCAACCATTTTTTACAGGAAAATCAAATTCTGCAAGGACAATCGGTTATCCATTGCGGTGTGCGTGAAGATTTTATTGATAATTACTACAAAATTTTCGAGCTGGTTCGAAACGAAGATCCGGGAAATCAGCACATTGCAGCCGGACTAGTGATTAAGTTATTAGGCTGTATAGTCGCTTGGGAAAAACAAAAAAACTTCTCTGGAAAACCTATTGAAAAGCTGATTCAGGAAGCTCGTTTTTACATGCGGGAACATATTGAACAAGAGGTCGATCTTCAAAAACTTGCCGAAGAGAATTGTATTGGCTACTCCTACTTCCGAAAAATGTTCAAAAAATACACGGGTATCTCTCCTCATCAATATCATTTGGATTTAAAAATCATGAGATCCAAAGAATTGATTCTAACAACGAATAAATCGATGAAAGAAATCAGTTACGAACTAGGCTTTCAATCTATTCATTATTTTAGCCGGATATTTAAGAAAAAAGTAGGACAAAATCCATCTGAACTGCGTGGAACCGTTACTAAATAG
- a CDS encoding rhamnogalacturonan lyase, whose protein sequence is MFNSLGSFADKILILILCGVLQSCCTKTPSQIVKGPNYAPSIQKENLGRGLVAIHQGNGVVAVSWRFLPKDKAETQFDVYCIDNNEKERKLNKTPIATSTFIKDSLANTKTSTTYVLKDAETHRMLASYVLTPQMADHPYLSIPIQAFPGDSLWQYSPNDATVADLDGDGELDIVLKRENSGHDNSHNGVCNGGPLLEAYKLDGTFLWRVNLGINIRQGAHYTQMMAYDFDGDGKAEIAVKTAEGTQFGDGQVIGDVNKDGVRDYVDRDSASRTYGKIMHGPEFFSVIEGATGKELARANYISRGAPNDFGDRTGNRVDRFLGGVGYFDGMRPSILICRGYYEKTVLEAWDYRDGKLTQRWHFSTTDNNGEYKSFEGQGNHQLSIGDVNGDGKDEITYGACLINADGTGGYNTQLGHGDALHLTDIDIERPGLEVWDCHEHVPTKAGSELRDACTGEYIWGIPSFEDVGRAMAADIDPRFKGCELWTTHSGGVYTANGKFITENTPSINMGIWWDGDLNRELLDGSSVTGREFVGITKWTGDGVINLPIPLSEDLSANNWTKGNPCLQADIVGDWREEILVRTKDNKELRLYMTNYSTPYRFHTLLSDHIYRLSVADQNISYNQPTQPGFYLGSDLGKFWNNEYRLQRGARSKSGKANDGKANGMNARYHEAQRIILDTITCSQETYTLDAGYDYDKYIWTVNEAEINSDRSLTLKAKDYSADQAIKVKLQVFYKGCVFADSIHVRFTGENNTL, encoded by the coding sequence ATGTTTAATTCATTAGGTTCGTTTGCAGATAAAATTCTTATTCTGATTCTTTGTGGTGTGCTGCAATCCTGTTGCACAAAAACACCTTCCCAAATAGTAAAAGGACCAAATTACGCACCATCTATTCAAAAGGAAAATTTGGGGAGAGGATTAGTTGCCATTCATCAGGGAAATGGAGTTGTAGCGGTAAGCTGGAGATTTCTTCCAAAAGATAAAGCCGAAACACAATTTGACGTTTACTGTATCGATAATAACGAAAAAGAGCGTAAGCTTAATAAAACTCCAATAGCCACAAGTACCTTTATTAAAGATAGCTTAGCAAATACAAAAACATCAACAACCTATGTTTTAAAAGATGCAGAAACACATCGTATGCTGGCTTCTTATGTACTCACGCCGCAAATGGCCGATCATCCATACTTATCAATTCCAATACAAGCATTTCCCGGTGACAGTTTATGGCAATACAGTCCCAACGATGCAACTGTGGCCGATTTGGATGGAGACGGAGAATTGGACATTGTACTAAAACGTGAAAATAGCGGTCATGATAATTCGCACAACGGTGTGTGTAATGGAGGCCCGCTGCTGGAAGCTTACAAACTTGACGGAACATTTTTGTGGCGCGTTAATTTGGGAATTAATATCCGGCAAGGTGCTCATTATACTCAAATGATGGCATACGATTTTGATGGGGATGGAAAAGCTGAAATTGCAGTTAAAACAGCAGAAGGAACTCAATTTGGAGATGGACAGGTAATTGGTGACGTAAATAAGGATGGTGTTCGTGATTATGTGGATAGGGATTCTGCTTCTCGGACTTATGGAAAAATAATGCATGGCCCTGAGTTTTTCTCCGTTATAGAAGGGGCAACAGGGAAAGAGCTGGCCAGAGCAAATTACATTTCAAGAGGGGCTCCAAATGATTTTGGTGACAGAACTGGCAATCGTGTGGATCGTTTTTTAGGAGGAGTGGGGTATTTTGATGGAATGCGTCCGAGTATTCTAATATGTAGAGGCTATTACGAGAAAACAGTACTGGAAGCCTGGGATTACAGAGATGGGAAATTAACGCAACGCTGGCATTTTAGCACAACCGATAACAATGGAGAATACAAAAGTTTCGAAGGACAAGGAAATCATCAATTAAGTATTGGTGATGTAAATGGAGATGGTAAAGATGAAATTACCTATGGTGCTTGTTTGATTAATGCAGATGGAACAGGTGGTTACAATACACAGCTGGGGCATGGTGATGCTTTGCATTTAACGGATATTGATATAGAACGGCCGGGACTGGAAGTTTGGGATTGTCATGAACACGTTCCGACTAAGGCCGGATCGGAATTACGTGATGCCTGTACAGGGGAGTATATTTGGGGCATTCCTTCTTTCGAAGATGTTGGAAGAGCTATGGCTGCTGATATTGATCCAAGATTTAAAGGCTGTGAATTGTGGACAACTCATTCAGGAGGTGTTTATACAGCCAATGGAAAATTTATTACTGAAAACACTCCGTCAATTAATATGGGCATTTGGTGGGATGGTGATTTAAACCGTGAATTGCTGGATGGATCGAGTGTTACTGGCCGCGAATTTGTTGGCATCACAAAATGGACTGGGGATGGTGTAATAAATTTACCTATCCCTTTAAGTGAAGACTTAAGCGCTAACAACTGGACAAAAGGGAATCCTTGTCTTCAAGCCGACATTGTGGGAGATTGGCGTGAAGAAATTCTGGTGCGAACAAAAGATAACAAAGAACTTCGTTTGTACATGACCAATTACAGCACTCCTTATCGTTTTCACACCTTGCTGAGTGATCATATCTACCGGCTTAGCGTGGCTGATCAAAACATAAGCTACAATCAACCTACACAACCAGGTTTTTATTTGGGATCTGATTTAGGGAAATTTTGGAACAATGAATACCGGCTTCAAAGAGGAGCTCGTTCAAAATCGGGAAAAGCCAATGATGGAAAAGCCAATGGCATGAATGCACGTTACCATGAAGCTCAACGAATTATTCTTGATACAATTACATGCTCGCAGGAAACTTACACTTTGGATGCCGGCTACGATTACGATAAGTATATTTGGACAGTAAACGAGGCAGAGATAAATTCAGACAGGTCGCTGACTCTAAAGGCGAAAGATTATTCAGCAGATCAAGCGATTAAAGTTAAGCTGCAGGTTTTTTATAAGGGATGCGTATTTGCGGATAGTATTCATGTGAGATTCACTGGAGAAAACAATACGCTTTAA
- a CDS encoding DUF4861 family protein, with the protein MKSTILSIVLFTMISCSAIGQNLTNASLFLRSDSVYTNMIQEESGDLYKTIGHHGPAVENEWLALRLYFNNKATSIDVYNKQKKGLELKNAKWYPSEKEQKKGLGADYYKVGSTVGLGGVRLWDGENVVLLAPVSNRIATVKKEATYSQMEMLSKDVPYKGKKIDVLVRVTAYTGIREMRVEAFALTDEDVQFVTGINYHRGQKVEKADNYMIAWGYHPEDVAAEKIQVGAAIMINPDDYQDRKDDGKQQLYISKPTKYLSTWVTSTIEKDKKMGTFEKFKAYVGKTKK; encoded by the coding sequence ATGAAATCAACAATCTTATCCATTGTATTATTTACAATGATCAGCTGTTCTGCAATAGGACAAAACCTTACCAATGCCAGCTTATTTCTTAGGAGCGACTCTGTTTACACCAATATGATTCAGGAAGAATCCGGTGACTTATACAAAACAATTGGACATCACGGACCTGCTGTTGAAAATGAATGGTTAGCACTTCGCTTGTATTTTAATAATAAAGCTACTTCGATTGATGTTTACAACAAACAAAAAAAAGGTCTCGAATTAAAAAATGCAAAATGGTATCCTTCCGAAAAAGAACAGAAAAAAGGTCTGGGTGCTGATTATTATAAAGTAGGATCTACAGTGGGACTTGGAGGTGTTCGCCTTTGGGATGGAGAAAATGTAGTGCTTTTAGCTCCTGTTTCGAATCGTATTGCCACGGTTAAAAAGGAAGCCACTTATTCTCAAATGGAAATGTTATCAAAAGATGTTCCATATAAAGGAAAAAAGATAGATGTATTGGTTCGTGTAACCGCTTACACCGGAATTCGGGAAATGAGAGTGGAAGCTTTTGCTTTAACAGATGAGGATGTTCAGTTTGTTACCGGAATTAACTACCACAGAGGGCAAAAAGTTGAAAAAGCCGATAATTATATGATTGCATGGGGTTATCATCCTGAAGATGTGGCCGCAGAAAAGATTCAAGTTGGAGCTGCAATAATGATTAATCCAGATGATTATCAGGACAGAAAAGATGATGGGAAACAACAACTTTACATCTCGAAACCGACAAAATACCTAAGCACGTGGGTAACATCCACTATTGAAAAAGATAAAAAAATGGGAACCTTTGAAAAATTTAAAGCATACGTTGGTAAAACTAAAAAATAA
- a CDS encoding glycoside hydrolase family 28 protein, with protein sequence MSWKQISLIGIFLMISISSMGQDFELDLSKCDWITDVGARTQPVSRGVIYDPSDFGAVGDGVTLCTKSIQACIDKCAELGGGVVRFKTGIYLTGSIFLKSNVILEIPKGVQISGSQDLKDYKEIPTRVAGIEMDWPAGLINIIDQHNVAITGDGVVHGKGKVFWDKYHSMRDEYNPKGLRWVVDYDCKRPRGIIIENSKDVTLKDFVLYQAGFWSVHILYSEYVTVQGMTINNNIEGKGPSTDGVDIDSSSRILVQNCYVNCNDDNFCLKAGRDSDGLKVNRPCEYIVIRDCIAGRGDGLFTCGSETSGSIRNVLIYNMKGLGTKYGLRFKSTSQRGGTIENIYMYNIQMDGVRDPFVVNLNWNPSYSNSKLPEGYNYEELPIHWKKLLGVVPPEKGMPKFKNVFFENIHAINAQTCIKVTGIEESTIDNFQFKNVSFEGDNAGNISFARNWKFSDFKVRGVKENKLKLSNNKDVRIKN encoded by the coding sequence ATGAGTTGGAAACAAATTAGTTTAATCGGAATATTCCTGATGATATCTATTTCAAGTATGGGGCAGGATTTTGAGCTAGATCTTTCGAAGTGCGATTGGATTACTGATGTAGGGGCTAGAACGCAACCAGTTTCAAGAGGAGTAATCTACGATCCTTCTGATTTTGGAGCCGTTGGAGATGGAGTAACATTGTGTACCAAATCCATACAGGCATGCATCGATAAATGTGCTGAATTGGGAGGTGGTGTTGTTCGATTTAAAACAGGTATCTACCTAACAGGATCGATATTTTTAAAATCAAACGTAATTCTCGAAATTCCTAAAGGAGTGCAGATTTCAGGAAGTCAGGATCTTAAAGACTATAAAGAAATTCCAACAAGAGTTGCGGGTATTGAAATGGATTGGCCGGCAGGATTAATTAATATTATTGATCAGCATAATGTGGCTATTACTGGTGATGGTGTTGTTCATGGCAAAGGAAAAGTATTTTGGGACAAATATCACAGCATGCGGGACGAGTATAACCCGAAAGGTTTGCGTTGGGTTGTTGATTACGATTGCAAAAGACCAAGAGGTATCATTATTGAGAATTCAAAAGATGTAACGCTGAAAGATTTTGTATTGTATCAAGCTGGTTTCTGGTCTGTTCATATTTTGTATTCGGAATACGTAACCGTTCAAGGCATGACGATCAATAATAACATTGAAGGAAAAGGACCTAGTACCGATGGCGTCGATATTGATTCATCAAGCAGAATTCTGGTGCAGAATTGTTACGTAAATTGTAACGACGATAATTTTTGCTTAAAAGCAGGACGGGATTCTGATGGTTTAAAAGTAAATCGTCCGTGTGAATATATTGTGATTCGTGATTGTATTGCCGGCCGTGGCGATGGTTTGTTTACTTGTGGAAGCGAAACTTCAGGAAGTATCAGAAATGTACTGATATACAACATGAAAGGCTTAGGAACTAAATATGGTTTGCGATTTAAAAGTACTTCGCAAAGAGGAGGTACAATCGAAAATATTTACATGTATAACATCCAAATGGATGGGGTAAGAGATCCATTTGTTGTGAACTTAAATTGGAATCCATCCTATAGCAATTCAAAATTGCCTGAAGGTTATAATTATGAGGAGTTACCGATTCATTGGAAAAAATTATTAGGGGTAGTACCACCTGAAAAGGGCATGCCTAAATTCAAAAATGTATTTTTTGAAAATATTCATGCCATTAATGCTCAAACGTGCATCAAGGTAACCGGAATAGAGGAAAGTACCATTGATAATTTTCAGTTTAAGAATGTTAGCTTCGAAGGAGATAATGCCGGGAATATATCCTTTGCAAGAAACTGGAAGTTTTCTGATTTTAAAGTGCGGGGAGTAAAGGAAAATAAGTTAAAACTTAGCAATAATAAAGATGTAAGGATTAAAAACTAA